Part of the Listeria innocua genome is shown below.
TTTCATCCATTGATTGTCCCGCACCATAAATCCCGTGATGAGGCCAAACGATTAAACGATTTTCCTTCATTTTTTCTGATGTAGCTTTTCCAATGTCATTCGTACCAGGAACCAGCCAAGGAATAATCCCAACACCTTCTGGAAAAACGACTAAACATTCTGTACACATTTGCCATAAAGTTCTTGTAAATGCTCGTTCAGTCAGCTCATGTGTAAATGTCATCGCGAGCAAATGAGTAGCGTGACAATGCATAACAACGCGGTTTTCCGGATCAACAGAAAGTCTTGCAATGTGACTCATAAAATGCGCTGGAAGTTCGCTTGTTGGTAGTCCGCCGTCTGTGTAGCCCCACAGCAAATGAACTGCTTTCCCATCTTCACTTACTTGAATTACACCTAAATTAACAGCTGGAGCTTCTTCAACATTTTTAAAATATTTACCCGAACCAGTCACCAAGAAATATTTACCAGCGAGCTTTTCGCCATCAAAGTCCATTGGAATTGTGCGGATAATTTGTTTTACATCTAAATATTCCACAACTTCTTTTTCATCCAACAAATAAGTGATATTGCCACCGTTTCTTTCATCCCAGCCTAACCGGTATAAATTTGAAGTAGTTTTTGCCATTTCCTTAATAAAATCAGCATCAAGTATATCCTTTGTCATCGTCACTATCTCCTATCTTTTTAGTAATACATCTTTCTCATAAGCTTTTACTTCCTTCAACCAGTCAAGACCAACTGGGACACCATTAATTTCACAGAAGTAGTTCCATACATCGCCAAATGGGAAGTCTTTTAATTCTTCTGTAATTGCCATACGAGATGTAAAGTCATTTTCCAGTTCCATTTTTTTCAAATCAGCTGTAGGTTCTAAAAGGGCTTTAAGTAATGATTTTTGCGTATTTCTAGTCCCAACAACCCATGCAGCAATTCGGTTGATTGTTGCGTCGAAGAAATCAAGACCAATATTTGTAATTCCGAGTAAATCATTGCGCACCAATTCGCGACCAATTTCAATTAATTCATCATCCATAATCACCACATGGTCACTATCCCAGCGGACTGGACGGCTCACATGTAACATTACACCTTTACTGAAAAGTGCTAAAGAAGACAATTTATT
Proteins encoded:
- the rhaD gene encoding rhamnulose-1-phosphate aldolase produces the protein MTKDILDADFIKEMAKTTSNLYRLGWDERNGGNITYLLDEKEVVEYLDVKQIIRTIPMDFDGEKLAGKYFLVTGSGKYFKNVEEAPAVNLGVIQVSEDGKAVHLLWGYTDGGLPTSELPAHFMSHIARLSVDPENRVVMHCHATHLLAMTFTHELTERAFTRTLWQMCTECLVVFPEGVGIIPWLVPGTNDIGKATSEKMKENRLIVWPHHGIYGAGQSMDETFGLIETAEKAAEVYTIVMSQGGIKQAITDEQLKALGERFGVEAKAGYLNN